Proteins found in one Actinokineospora alba genomic segment:
- a CDS encoding flavin-containing monooxygenase, with protein MTQHVRVAIVGAGFGGLGAAIRLKQEGIDDFVVLERAQEVGGTWQINNYPGAQCDVPSLIYSYSFAPNPDWSRLYPLQAELKEYLHRCATDFAVLPHVRFSTEVTDASWDDDACRWRISTSTGDLTAQVLIGAIGPFSAPSIPDLPGLERFRGKVFHSQAWDHDHDLTGERVGVIGTGASAVQFIPRVQPLAGRLSVFQRTPIWVLPHPDRPVGALTRRLYRHLPRAQAAARKAWALTFEALVPGFIHEPRLQKPLEWLARALLTRQVKDPDLRARLTPSYAVGCKRPTFSNAYYPALTAPNTTVVTDGIVEVTEQGIVTADGTEHQLDTIIFGTGFRMTDHPGFDLIHGRDGTSVADQWRAGEMAAYLGTTIHNFPNLFLLLGPNSGVYTSAVITIEDQVRYIVDALREMRRCDLAGIEVTAEAEQSFVEWADRGLRRSVFLTGGCHSYYLSRSGRNFTHYPGFSAGFRARTAKIDLDDYTVRRAEPSIEEVRA; from the coding sequence ATGACCCAGCATGTCCGCGTGGCCATTGTCGGCGCCGGATTCGGCGGCCTGGGTGCGGCCATCCGCCTCAAACAGGAGGGTATCGACGACTTCGTCGTGCTCGAACGCGCGCAGGAGGTCGGCGGCACCTGGCAGATCAACAACTACCCGGGTGCGCAGTGCGACGTGCCGTCGCTGATCTACTCCTACTCCTTCGCGCCCAACCCGGACTGGAGTCGGCTCTACCCGCTGCAGGCGGAGCTCAAGGAGTACCTGCACCGCTGTGCCACCGACTTCGCTGTGCTGCCCCACGTTCGGTTCTCGACCGAGGTCACCGATGCCTCCTGGGACGACGACGCCTGCCGGTGGCGGATCTCGACCAGCACCGGGGACCTGACCGCCCAGGTGCTGATCGGCGCCATCGGACCCTTCAGCGCGCCATCGATCCCGGACCTGCCGGGGCTCGAACGGTTCCGCGGCAAGGTGTTCCACTCGCAGGCATGGGACCACGACCACGACCTCACCGGCGAACGAGTCGGTGTGATCGGCACCGGCGCGTCGGCCGTGCAGTTCATTCCGCGAGTGCAGCCGCTGGCAGGGCGGTTGAGTGTCTTCCAGCGCACGCCCATCTGGGTGCTGCCGCACCCCGACCGCCCGGTGGGTGCGTTGACCCGTCGCCTCTACCGGCACCTGCCGCGCGCCCAGGCCGCCGCCCGCAAAGCCTGGGCGCTCACCTTCGAGGCGCTCGTTCCGGGCTTCATCCACGAGCCGCGACTGCAGAAACCCCTGGAGTGGCTGGCCAGGGCGCTGCTCACCCGGCAGGTCAAGGACCCGGACCTGCGAGCCAGGCTCACGCCGTCCTACGCCGTCGGATGCAAGCGGCCCACGTTCTCCAACGCGTACTACCCGGCGCTCACCGCGCCGAACACTACGGTGGTCACCGACGGGATCGTCGAGGTGACCGAGCAGGGCATCGTCACCGCGGACGGCACCGAGCACCAGCTCGACACGATCATCTTTGGCACCGGGTTCCGGATGACCGACCACCCTGGCTTCGACCTGATCCACGGCCGCGACGGCACCAGCGTCGCCGACCAGTGGCGGGCAGGCGAGATGGCCGCTTACCTGGGCACCACCATCCACAACTTCCCGAACCTGTTCCTGCTCCTGGGCCCCAACTCCGGCGTCTACACCTCGGCGGTGATCACCATCGAAGACCAGGTGCGGTACATCGTCGACGCTCTGCGGGAGATGCGACGGTGCGACCTGGCCGGGATCGAGGTCACGGCCGAGGCGGAGCAGTCCTTTGTGGAGTGGGCGGACCGGGGTCTGAGGCGCTCGGTCTTCCTCACCGGTGGCTGCCACAGCTACTACCTGAGTCGGAGCGGGCGCAACTTCACCCACTACCCGGGTTTCTCGGCAGGCTTTCGGGCCCGCACCGCCAAGATCGACCTCGACGACTACACCGTACGCCGAGCGGAACCCTCCATTGAGGAGGTTCGGGCATGA
- a CDS encoding short-chain dehydrogenase/reductase: MRRPTYDVRDKVVLITGAGQGIGLALAKRLHAQGARVALVDVNEAALARASLGEDRVFIATADVTDRAAMADAVSRVIDHHGRLDVVVANAGVTPSPATIRTMDLADYDRVVAINQTGVLNTVRPALEAVIASGGHVVVVASCAAFSPGVGGVAYMSTKAAAEQIGRALKLELAPHGATAGVAYFGFVDTPLATATLDDDPIGRRLDELLGWPLNHRITADAAAASIAEGIADRAGTTIAPARWLPYSLFRGVINAAVDRVLAKDRRVHQLIRDLEARQKSAR, from the coding sequence ATGAGGCGGCCGACTTACGACGTGCGCGACAAGGTCGTGCTGATCACCGGCGCCGGGCAGGGCATCGGTCTGGCCCTGGCCAAGCGGCTGCACGCCCAGGGTGCGCGGGTGGCGCTCGTCGATGTCAACGAGGCGGCCCTCGCGCGGGCGTCCCTGGGTGAGGATCGGGTCTTCATCGCCACCGCGGATGTGACCGACCGGGCCGCGATGGCCGACGCGGTGAGCAGGGTGATCGACCATCACGGTCGCCTCGACGTGGTCGTCGCCAACGCGGGCGTGACCCCGTCGCCCGCGACGATCAGGACCATGGACCTCGCCGACTACGACCGGGTCGTCGCGATCAACCAGACCGGTGTCCTCAACACGGTGCGGCCCGCGCTGGAGGCGGTCATCGCCTCGGGCGGGCACGTCGTCGTCGTGGCCTCGTGCGCCGCGTTCTCGCCGGGCGTGGGCGGTGTCGCCTACATGTCCACCAAGGCGGCGGCCGAGCAGATCGGCCGCGCGCTGAAGCTGGAGTTGGCTCCCCACGGCGCCACCGCCGGTGTGGCGTACTTCGGTTTCGTGGACACGCCGCTGGCGACCGCGACCCTGGACGACGACCCGATCGGCCGCAGGCTCGACGAACTGCTCGGCTGGCCGCTGAACCATCGGATCACCGCCGACGCCGCGGCCGCCTCGATCGCCGAGGGTATCGCCGACCGGGCGGGCACGACGATCGCCCCGGCCCGGTGGCTGCCCTATTCGCTGTTTCGTGGCGTCATCAACGCCGCCGTGGACCGGGTCCTGGCCAAGGACCGACGCGTGCACCAGCTGATCCGCGACCTTGAGGCACGTCAGAAGTCCGCGCGGTGA
- a CDS encoding alpha/beta hydrolase fold domain-containing protein → MTRHQRPSLTSGLVAVCGRRIVRPRIDTVRLEGTQLRYLRAAITIAGVLAGWPGTAKIQPLRTARFAGEWVRARNARPIAAGVVLYLHGGGYVASSPRAYRCVTGPLSRLTALPVLAVAYRRAPEHPYPAALDDALAAYEWLLGQGHRPERIAVAGDSAGGHLAVGLLTTLAQRRSALPAAVTLFSPLLDPTLTDAIRRDAVRPDPVMTPTFAARCSAAFHPGGDFADPRLSPLTATLAVLRRFPPILTQVGGTECFAGDSERLHERLDRAGVANRLFVVRGQVHSYVTLQRLVPEARLALLRAAIFVRSHLGDANARTCCHPAGECAPVTIGTR, encoded by the coding sequence GTGACGCGCCACCAAAGGCCGAGCCTGACCAGCGGGCTCGTGGCGGTGTGTGGCAGGCGCATCGTCCGACCGCGGATCGACACCGTCCGGCTCGAAGGCACCCAACTGCGCTATCTGCGCGCGGCCATCACCATCGCCGGGGTACTCGCCGGGTGGCCCGGCACCGCAAAGATCCAGCCACTGCGGACAGCGCGGTTCGCAGGCGAGTGGGTGCGGGCCCGCAACGCGCGGCCGATCGCCGCCGGAGTGGTCCTCTACCTCCACGGCGGCGGCTACGTCGCCTCGTCGCCACGCGCCTACCGGTGTGTCACCGGGCCGCTCTCCCGGCTGACCGCACTGCCGGTGCTCGCGGTCGCCTACCGCCGCGCGCCCGAACACCCGTATCCGGCGGCACTCGACGACGCCCTCGCGGCCTACGAATGGTTGCTGGGCCAAGGACATCGGCCGGAGCGCATCGCGGTCGCGGGCGATTCCGCCGGTGGCCACCTGGCGGTCGGGCTGCTGACGACCTTGGCCCAGCGGCGAAGCGCGCTGCCCGCCGCGGTGACGCTGTTCTCCCCGCTGCTCGACCCCACGCTCACCGACGCGATCCGCCGCGACGCGGTCCGACCCGACCCGGTGATGACCCCGACCTTCGCCGCCCGGTGCTCCGCGGCGTTTCACCCCGGTGGGGACTTCGCCGACCCGCGGCTATCGCCGTTGACCGCGACTCTCGCCGTGCTGCGCCGATTCCCGCCGATCCTGACCCAGGTCGGCGGCACCGAGTGTTTCGCCGGGGACTCCGAGCGCCTGCACGAGCGACTGGACCGGGCAGGCGTCGCCAACCGGCTGTTCGTGGTGCGCGGCCAGGTGCACTCCTACGTCACGCTCCAGCGGCTGGTGCCCGAGGCGCGCCTGGCACTGCTTCGAGCGGCGATCTTCGTCCGCTCCCACTTGGGCGACGCAAACGCCCGAACCTGCTGTCATCCGGCCGGGGAGTGCGCTCCGGTGACGATCGGCACGAGGTAG
- a CDS encoding TetR/AcrR family transcriptional regulator — translation MTTSATDSTERILDAALALFEDVGIRRTTLEDIARRAGVDRVTVYRRLGSKSDVVEAVNAREARRIFAAVFDTASKSATAADRIAVAFATVVHRLWTHTLINRLRRLEPETSLPKMTTEGTALIQIAVAGTVEMLEQAVREKLLPPADDYPARAEVMVRLAHSFIVTPRGHIPLDNEADLVQFARTYLVPIVTGAHSPAG, via the coding sequence GTGACGACCAGTGCCACTGACTCCACGGAACGCATCCTCGACGCCGCCCTCGCGCTGTTCGAGGACGTGGGCATCCGGCGTACGACGCTGGAGGACATCGCCCGCCGCGCGGGTGTCGACCGGGTCACCGTCTACCGGCGGCTCGGCTCCAAGAGCGACGTCGTCGAAGCGGTGAACGCCCGGGAGGCGCGACGGATCTTCGCGGCCGTGTTCGACACGGCGAGCAAGTCGGCCACCGCCGCCGATCGCATCGCGGTCGCCTTCGCCACCGTGGTGCACCGCCTGTGGACCCACACCCTGATCAACCGCCTGCGGCGACTGGAACCGGAGACGTCGCTGCCCAAAATGACCACCGAGGGGACCGCGCTCATCCAGATCGCCGTCGCGGGGACCGTGGAGATGCTCGAACAGGCCGTCCGGGAGAAGCTGCTGCCCCCCGCGGACGACTATCCCGCCCGGGCCGAAGTCATGGTGCGGCTCGCGCACTCGTTCATCGTCACCCCGCGAGGCCACATCCCCCTCGACAACGAGGCCGACTTGGTGCAGTTCGCCCGCACCTACCTCGTGCCGATCGTCACCGGAGCGCACTCCCCGGCCGGATGA
- the fadD11 gene encoding fatty acid--CoA ligase FadD11, with protein sequence MTDRPSTLCEAFQRTAAVAPDAVALRTPGDVETLTWREYAEQVRQVAAGLAALGIGRGDAVALMMSNRVEFYPLEVGAQHVGATSFSVYNTLAADQLKYVFGNAGNRLVFCEAQYVERIRSSGAEIDHIVVVDGAAEGAMTVAELVARGAADYDFDAGWQAVRPDDIATLIYTSGTTGNPKGVESTHANLMYEAYAFAEVLDVEFGDRITSFMPTAHIADRFTALYLQEVFGTQVTTVADPRQIAAALPDTRPTFWGAVPRVWEKLKLAIEFGVAAEQDETRKQGLLWALSVAAKKGAADLAGEQLSDEVAAEWAKADQLVLSLLRKKIGLDEVRWAMSGAAPIPPETLGFFAGLGIPIAEIWGMSELTCVASAAHPRDAKLGAVGRLLPGMEGKIAEDGEFLIRGPLLMKGYRKEPEKTAEAIDAEGWLHTGDIITMDDAGFLRVVDRKKELIISSSGKNLSPANIENTIKAAAPLVGALTAIGDNRPYITALIVLDLDGAAAYAAQRGLTDATAEALAVDADVIARISAGVAAGNEKLSRVEQIKRFMILPTFWEPGGDELTLTMKLRRKPISAKYGPQIDALYADEPGDGVHEAVAAESR encoded by the coding sequence ATGACCGACCGGCCGAGCACCCTGTGTGAAGCTTTTCAGCGCACGGCTGCCGTCGCCCCCGACGCTGTCGCCCTGCGCACCCCCGGCGATGTCGAGACGCTGACCTGGCGCGAGTACGCCGAACAGGTGCGCCAGGTCGCCGCGGGCCTGGCCGCACTGGGAATCGGGCGAGGTGACGCCGTCGCGCTGATGATGTCCAACCGGGTCGAGTTCTACCCCCTGGAAGTCGGGGCGCAGCACGTCGGCGCGACGTCGTTCTCGGTCTACAACACCCTTGCCGCGGACCAGTTGAAGTACGTCTTCGGCAACGCGGGCAACCGGTTGGTGTTCTGCGAGGCCCAGTACGTCGAGCGGATCCGTTCCAGTGGCGCGGAAATCGACCACATCGTTGTTGTTGACGGAGCCGCCGAAGGCGCGATGACTGTCGCGGAACTGGTCGCGCGCGGCGCGGCCGACTACGACTTCGACGCGGGCTGGCAGGCCGTGCGGCCCGACGACATCGCCACCCTGATCTACACCTCGGGCACCACCGGCAACCCCAAGGGCGTGGAGTCCACCCACGCGAACCTGATGTACGAGGCGTACGCGTTCGCGGAGGTCCTCGACGTCGAGTTCGGCGACCGGATCACCTCCTTCATGCCGACCGCGCACATCGCCGACCGGTTCACCGCCCTGTACCTGCAGGAGGTGTTCGGCACCCAGGTCACCACCGTCGCCGACCCGCGCCAGATCGCCGCCGCGCTGCCCGACACGCGCCCGACGTTCTGGGGCGCGGTCCCGCGTGTGTGGGAGAAGCTGAAGCTGGCCATCGAGTTCGGTGTGGCCGCCGAGCAGGACGAAACCCGCAAGCAGGGCTTGCTGTGGGCGCTCTCGGTCGCGGCCAAGAAGGGCGCGGCCGACCTCGCGGGCGAGCAGCTGTCCGACGAGGTCGCCGCCGAGTGGGCCAAGGCCGACCAGCTGGTGCTTTCGCTGCTGCGCAAGAAGATCGGCCTGGACGAGGTGCGCTGGGCGATGTCCGGCGCCGCGCCGATCCCGCCGGAGACCCTCGGCTTCTTCGCCGGTCTCGGCATCCCGATCGCCGAGATCTGGGGCATGTCGGAGCTGACCTGTGTGGCCAGCGCCGCGCACCCACGCGACGCCAAGCTCGGCGCGGTCGGCAGGCTGCTGCCCGGCATGGAGGGCAAGATCGCCGAAGACGGCGAGTTCCTCATCCGCGGACCGCTGCTGATGAAGGGCTACCGCAAGGAGCCGGAGAAGACCGCCGAGGCGATCGACGCCGAGGGCTGGCTGCACACCGGCGACATCATCACGATGGACGACGCGGGCTTCCTGCGGGTGGTCGACCGCAAGAAGGAACTGATCATCAGCTCGTCGGGCAAGAACCTGTCGCCCGCGAACATCGAGAACACGATCAAGGCGGCGGCGCCGCTGGTGGGCGCGCTCACCGCGATCGGCGACAACCGGCCCTACATCACCGCGCTGATCGTGCTCGACCTCGACGGCGCCGCCGCCTACGCCGCGCAGCGCGGGCTCACCGACGCCACCGCCGAGGCCCTGGCCGTCGACGCCGACGTCATCGCCCGGATCAGCGCCGGTGTCGCGGCGGGCAACGAGAAGCTGTCGCGGGTCGAGCAGATCAAGCGATTCATGATCCTGCCGACGTTCTGGGAGCCGGGCGGCGACGAGCTGACCCTGACCATGAAGCTGCGCCGCAAGCCGATCTCCGCCAAGTACGGCCCGCAGATCGATGCCCTCTACGCCGACGAGCCAGGTGACGGCGTACACGAGGCCGTGGCCGCGGAGAGTCGGTAG
- a CDS encoding SRPBCC family protein has translation MTRWYPLKAAAGDAVGTAATRHLHVVELAAPPAAVWSALTAPDTLVSWSPLITGVEWRTPRPFGVGTTRVVTLGPGLVSLRERFYRWEEGKRMTFSVEAATRPLFTTFGEDLRLDETLAGTRLTWTFAYSGVPALHQALKLGAPLTGRLLGGIAQGIRKVVEPSMRKGVAR, from the coding sequence ATGACCCGTTGGTACCCGCTGAAAGCTGCCGCCGGTGACGCCGTGGGGACCGCGGCGACTCGACACCTGCACGTCGTCGAGCTCGCCGCGCCGCCCGCCGCGGTCTGGTCGGCACTGACCGCGCCCGACACGCTCGTGTCGTGGTCGCCGCTGATCACCGGCGTCGAATGGCGCACCCCCCGCCCATTCGGCGTCGGCACCACCCGTGTGGTGACACTCGGGCCGGGTCTCGTCTCGTTGCGGGAACGGTTCTACCGCTGGGAAGAAGGCAAGCGGATGACGTTCTCCGTCGAGGCCGCGACCCGGCCCCTGTTCACCACGTTCGGCGAGGATCTGCGTCTTGACGAGACCCTCGCCGGAACCCGGCTCACGTGGACCTTCGCCTACTCCGGTGTCCCGGCGTTGCACCAGGCCTTGAAGCTGGGCGCTCCGCTGACCGGACGTCTTTTGGGCGGCATCGCGCAGGGCATCCGCAAAGTGGTCGAACCGAGTATGCGGAAGGGTGTTGCCCGATGA
- a CDS encoding aldehyde dehydrogenase family protein, whose protein sequence is MTKAQVRLPKVATPPMFEVCDPATGEVIASYPEHGVADVTAAVAAARAAAPAWVALGFADRGRLLDRWRGEIARGADTLARLMNAEVGKPVSDARLEIVMALQHLAWASKNAGAVLGRRRMPSDLMTINQAATLEYPPLGVVGVIGPWNYPVFTPLGSLSFALAAGNAVVFKPSEFSPGVGEWLVRAFERAVPEHPVLRLVTGSGATGAALCESGVDKIGFTGSTATGKKVMAACARSLTPVLMECGGKDALVVDVDADLDAAADAAVWGALSNAGQTCLGVERVYVHELVYDQFLDRVLAAAKDVRAGSDAGAKIGPITMPSQVAVIRAHIEDALERGGRAVLGGLDTFDSQFVQPTILVDVPEDALAVTEETFGPTMTIAKVDDMDQAVELVNASRYHLGVTIFARRRGSEIAGRIRAGGVAVNAFVAYATIPTLPLGGVGESGFGRVHGPDGLREFTYPKAVTRQRFPSPLALTTFARTEFTDRIVRVLTTLLHGRIR, encoded by the coding sequence ATGACCAAAGCCCAGGTCCGCCTCCCCAAGGTCGCGACGCCGCCGATGTTCGAGGTGTGCGACCCGGCGACCGGCGAAGTCATCGCGAGCTACCCCGAGCACGGTGTCGCCGACGTCACGGCCGCTGTGGCCGCGGCGAGGGCGGCGGCGCCCGCGTGGGTCGCGCTGGGTTTCGCCGACCGCGGCAGGCTGCTCGACCGCTGGCGGGGCGAGATCGCCCGTGGCGCCGACACCCTCGCCCGACTGATGAACGCCGAGGTCGGCAAGCCGGTGTCGGACGCCAGGCTTGAGATCGTGATGGCGCTGCAGCACTTGGCATGGGCCAGCAAGAACGCGGGAGCCGTCCTCGGCCGCAGGCGGATGCCGAGTGACCTGATGACCATCAACCAGGCGGCGACGCTGGAGTACCCGCCGCTGGGCGTGGTCGGGGTCATCGGTCCGTGGAACTACCCGGTGTTCACGCCGCTCGGCTCGCTGTCGTTCGCGCTCGCCGCGGGCAACGCGGTCGTGTTCAAGCCCAGCGAGTTCTCCCCGGGGGTGGGGGAGTGGCTGGTCCGGGCGTTCGAGCGCGCCGTGCCGGAACACCCGGTGCTGCGCCTGGTCACCGGGTCGGGCGCGACCGGGGCGGCGCTGTGCGAGTCCGGTGTGGACAAGATCGGCTTCACCGGCTCGACCGCGACCGGCAAGAAAGTCATGGCGGCCTGCGCGCGATCCCTGACACCCGTGCTGATGGAGTGCGGCGGCAAGGACGCGCTCGTCGTCGATGTCGACGCCGACCTCGACGCCGCGGCGGACGCGGCGGTGTGGGGCGCGCTGTCGAACGCGGGCCAGACTTGCCTTGGCGTGGAACGGGTCTACGTGCACGAGTTGGTCTACGACCAGTTTCTCGACCGGGTCCTGGCGGCGGCCAAGGACGTGCGCGCGGGCTCGGATGCGGGCGCGAAGATCGGCCCGATCACCATGCCCAGCCAGGTCGCGGTCATCCGCGCGCACATCGAGGACGCCCTTGAGCGCGGTGGCCGCGCGGTGCTCGGCGGTCTCGACACCTTCGACAGCCAGTTCGTCCAGCCGACGATCCTGGTCGACGTGCCGGAGGACGCGCTCGCTGTCACCGAGGAGACCTTTGGGCCGACGATGACCATCGCCAAGGTCGACGACATGGACCAGGCCGTCGAGTTGGTCAACGCCAGCCGCTACCACCTCGGCGTCACGATCTTCGCGCGCAGGCGCGGCAGTGAGATCGCCGGCCGGATCCGTGCAGGCGGCGTCGCGGTCAACGCGTTCGTCGCGTACGCCACGATCCCGACCCTGCCGCTGGGCGGTGTCGGCGAGTCCGGCTTCGGCCGGGTGCACGGTCCGGACGGGCTGCGCGAGTTCACCTACCCGAAAGCCGTGACCAGGCAGCGGTTCCCGTCCCCGCTCGCGCTGACCACGTTCGCCCGCACCGAGTTCACCGATCGCATCGTCAGGGTGCTGACAACCCTGTTGCACGGGAGAATCCGGTGA
- a CDS encoding acyl-CoA dehydrogenase family protein — translation MDDELTAVRELARTYFTKEVAPHQDRFIEQGHPDRELYARAGELGLNCMSIPEEYGGGGGTFASEIVLIEEQVRAGDQAMGFVVHAGIVAHYLNAYASHEQKLRWLPKLASGQWVGSIAMTEPGTGSDLQAIATRAAKDGDDYVISGAKTFITNGALCDLVIIACKTGDAAGAAGLSLIVAEVGDDTPGFQRGRILHKIGNQGQDTAELFFDGLRVPQANLLGPAEGKGFIQLMEQLPQERLLTGTLAVASMEVAVDLTVEYAKSREIFGKPLFVMQNTRFELAECATITTIGRTFLDDCIGKHLRGELDVTTAAMVKYWLTDRQGEVADRCLQLFGGYGYMDEYPIARIYTGARVMRILAGANEVMKDLIARSL, via the coding sequence ATGGACGACGAGCTGACCGCCGTGCGCGAACTCGCACGCACCTACTTCACCAAGGAGGTGGCGCCGCACCAGGACCGATTCATCGAGCAGGGCCACCCGGACCGCGAGTTGTATGCGCGCGCGGGTGAGCTGGGCCTGAACTGCATGTCCATCCCCGAGGAGTACGGGGGCGGCGGCGGGACGTTCGCCAGCGAGATCGTGCTGATCGAGGAGCAGGTCCGCGCGGGCGATCAGGCGATGGGCTTCGTCGTGCACGCGGGCATCGTGGCGCACTACCTCAACGCCTACGCCTCGCATGAGCAGAAGCTGCGGTGGCTGCCGAAGCTCGCGAGTGGACAGTGGGTCGGGTCCATCGCGATGACCGAGCCCGGCACCGGGTCGGACCTGCAGGCCATCGCCACCCGCGCGGCCAAGGACGGCGACGACTACGTCATCAGCGGCGCCAAGACGTTCATCACCAACGGTGCCCTGTGCGACCTGGTGATCATCGCCTGCAAGACCGGCGACGCGGCGGGTGCGGCCGGGTTGAGTCTGATCGTAGCCGAGGTCGGCGACGACACCCCCGGTTTCCAGCGCGGCCGGATCCTGCACAAGATCGGCAACCAGGGCCAGGACACCGCCGAGCTGTTCTTCGACGGACTCCGCGTGCCCCAGGCGAACCTGCTCGGCCCGGCCGAGGGCAAGGGCTTCATCCAGCTCATGGAGCAGCTTCCGCAGGAGCGGCTGCTGACCGGCACGCTGGCCGTGGCGTCCATGGAGGTCGCCGTCGACCTGACCGTCGAGTACGCCAAGTCGCGCGAGATATTCGGCAAGCCGCTGTTCGTCATGCAGAACACCAGGTTCGAGCTCGCCGAGTGCGCCACCATCACCACGATCGGCCGCACCTTCCTCGACGACTGCATCGGCAAACACCTGCGCGGCGAACTCGACGTCACCACCGCCGCGATGGTCAAGTACTGGCTCACCGACCGGCAGGGCGAGGTCGCCGACCGCTGCCTGCAACTGTTCGGCGGCTACGGGTACATGGACGAGTACCCGATCGCCCGCATCTACACCGGCGCCCGCGTCATGCGCATCCTCGCCGGGGCCAACGAGGTCATGAAAGACCTGATCGCCCGCTCGCTGTGA
- a CDS encoding enoyl-CoA hydratase-related protein has product MTFEAITYAVEDGIATITLNRPAARNGYTIRMANELPEAFAAADADDDVRVVVINANGKDFCVGMDLTEGGDDFTAADWVEPASRATRPLSRMNKPVIAAIHGAAVGVGSTLTLPADIRIAASDARFGFVFARRGLFPEGGSTWFLPRIVGLARAQEWMLTGRLIPATEALAAGLVSQVVEPEALLDKAYEIARDLIANTAPVATAVIRRTLLHMQGEDSPEAAFQLDSKLIAHAFASPDSLEGITAFLQKRAPKFPGTVPADLPAFLPWRAPVSQAD; this is encoded by the coding sequence ATGACTTTCGAGGCCATCACGTACGCGGTGGAGGACGGGATCGCCACGATCACCCTCAACCGGCCCGCCGCCCGCAACGGATACACGATCCGGATGGCGAACGAACTCCCCGAGGCGTTCGCCGCCGCGGACGCCGATGACGACGTTCGCGTCGTGGTGATCAACGCCAACGGCAAGGACTTCTGCGTCGGCATGGACCTCACCGAGGGCGGCGACGACTTCACCGCCGCCGACTGGGTGGAACCCGCCTCCCGCGCGACCCGGCCGTTGTCGCGGATGAACAAGCCGGTAATCGCCGCCATCCACGGTGCCGCGGTCGGGGTCGGCTCCACCCTGACCTTGCCCGCCGACATCCGGATCGCGGCGTCCGACGCCCGCTTCGGTTTCGTCTTCGCCCGCCGGGGCTTGTTTCCCGAGGGTGGCTCGACCTGGTTCCTGCCAAGGATTGTCGGGCTCGCGCGGGCGCAGGAGTGGATGCTCACCGGTCGGCTGATCCCGGCGACCGAAGCGCTCGCGGCCGGGCTGGTGTCCCAGGTGGTCGAGCCGGAAGCGCTGCTGGACAAAGCCTATGAGATCGCACGCGACCTCATCGCCAACACCGCCCCAGTGGCCACGGCGGTCATTCGCCGGACGCTGCTGCACATGCAGGGCGAGGACTCCCCGGAAGCGGCCTTCCAGCTCGACTCGAAGCTGATCGCGCACGCGTTCGCGAGCCCGGACTCGCTGGAGGGCATCACGGCGTTCCTGCAGAAGCGGGCACCGAAGTTTCCCGGCACGGTGCCCGCCGACCTGCCTGCGTTCCTCCCGTGGCGGGCCCCAGTGTCCCAAGCAGACTGA
- a CDS encoding AraC family transcriptional regulator, translating into MATTIPIRYAHSMLYGLRRADLDVALAVKRAGIPQPLLSSPHARMTREQGQSLFSEVVRTLDDESLGRAALPRPVGSFATMGLTLVAAQDLGDALRRMRRFLRMFPTGPYVRLVRADGHAGLEFDLRGTDDEDHFLAEVVMCSIHRFAEWLVGARIYLTSASFTYPRPAYAALYHHAFGCASSFGAAESVLWFDEKELARPVIRDERSLYGLLSEPAVDLLTRRSVTLTAADQVRRMIEQRVGTDLPTPGELADRLGISQATLRRRLQELGTSTGRIREQILRDAAITRLACDEPVSDIAALLGFSEVSAFYRAFKRWTGTTTTDYRPA; encoded by the coding sequence ATGGCCACGACGATCCCGATCCGCTACGCGCACTCCATGCTGTACGGGTTGCGTCGCGCCGACCTCGATGTGGCGTTGGCGGTCAAGCGGGCCGGGATTCCCCAGCCGTTGCTCTCCTCGCCGCACGCCCGCATGACCAGAGAGCAGGGGCAGAGCCTGTTCAGCGAGGTCGTGCGCACGCTCGACGACGAGTCGCTCGGCCGGGCCGCGTTGCCCCGGCCGGTCGGGTCCTTCGCCACCATGGGCCTGACGCTGGTTGCCGCGCAGGACCTCGGCGACGCGCTGCGACGGATGCGGCGCTTCCTGCGGATGTTCCCGACCGGGCCCTACGTCCGCCTCGTGCGGGCCGACGGGCACGCGGGCCTGGAGTTCGACCTGCGCGGCACCGACGACGAAGACCACTTCCTCGCGGAGGTGGTCATGTGCTCCATCCACCGCTTCGCCGAATGGCTTGTCGGGGCTCGGATCTACCTGACCTCGGCGTCATTCACCTATCCGAGGCCCGCGTACGCCGCCCTCTACCACCACGCCTTCGGGTGCGCTTCGTCATTCGGCGCCGCGGAGTCGGTGCTGTGGTTCGACGAGAAGGAACTCGCCAGGCCGGTCATCCGGGACGAGCGAAGCCTTTACGGCTTGCTGAGCGAACCCGCTGTCGACCTGCTGACCCGGCGGTCGGTGACGTTGACCGCCGCCGACCAGGTGCGGCGCATGATCGAACAGCGGGTCGGGACGGACCTGCCCACCCCGGGGGAACTGGCCGACCGCCTCGGCATCAGCCAGGCGACGCTGCGCAGGCGACTGCAAGAATTGGGCACCTCCACCGGACGCATCCGCGAGCAGATCCTGCGCGACGCCGCGATCACCCGACTCGCGTGCGACGAACCGGTGAGCGACATCGCCGCCCTGCTCGGCTTCTCGGAGGTCAGCGCCTTCTACCGCGCGTTCAAACGGTGGACCGGCACCACAACCACCGACTACCGCCCCGCCTAG